One genomic region from Muriicola soli encodes:
- a CDS encoding TrkH family potassium uptake protein codes for MGFNAKIILHLMGLLLLCNGGFMLLAAVVSGIYQDGVTLEITLAALVTMMIGVMAMFLTRGHKKEVKRKEGYIIVTFGWIIMAASGVLPYLFSGAIPDITNAFFETMSGYTTTGASIIDDIEVLPEGILLWRSLTHWIGGMGIIVLAIAILPLLGIGGMQLFAAEAPGPNADKLHPRITDTAKRLWLIYFGYTIAETVLLKLAGMSFFDAINHSLATLSTGGFSTKNASLAYWNNQPLIQYIVIFFMFLAGSNFVLSYFVFKGKVQKVLRDEEFKFYAILTAIFVLAVGMVIYFRADVPVSEYHPMVLGDLESSFRHGLFQVVAVITTTGFVSADFTAWTPFITVFFFGLMFVGGSAGSTAGGIKIMRHILIIKNGLLEFKRTLHPNAIIPVRFNQKTVTEHVVYNVIGFFVLYMLLFIIGALVLGFLGLDFETSVGGAASSLGNVGPAFGNLSPLNNFNSLPSLGKWWCGFLMLAGRLELFTVLILLTPYFWKRT; via the coding sequence ATGGGGTTCAACGCTAAAATCATCCTACACCTTATGGGACTTTTGCTTCTCTGTAACGGTGGCTTTATGCTGCTGGCAGCAGTGGTAAGCGGAATTTATCAGGATGGAGTCACCCTTGAAATAACTTTGGCCGCCCTGGTTACTATGATGATTGGGGTCATGGCTATGTTTCTCACTAGGGGCCATAAAAAGGAGGTTAAACGCAAGGAGGGGTATATCATTGTCACCTTCGGCTGGATTATTATGGCGGCTTCAGGTGTCTTGCCATATTTGTTTTCAGGAGCTATCCCTGATATTACCAACGCTTTTTTTGAGACCATGTCTGGGTATACCACTACCGGAGCCTCAATCATTGATGATATAGAAGTTCTACCGGAGGGAATACTGCTCTGGAGAAGCCTCACACATTGGATAGGGGGGATGGGTATTATTGTACTTGCCATTGCCATCTTACCTCTACTGGGAATAGGAGGGATGCAGCTTTTTGCAGCCGAGGCACCCGGTCCTAATGCAGATAAACTACACCCAAGGATTACAGACACCGCCAAACGCCTCTGGCTGATCTACTTTGGCTATACCATTGCAGAAACCGTACTATTAAAACTGGCCGGAATGTCGTTCTTCGATGCCATCAACCACTCCCTGGCTACCTTGTCTACAGGGGGCTTTTCTACAAAAAATGCGAGCCTGGCCTATTGGAATAATCAACCCTTGATTCAATATATTGTCATTTTCTTTATGTTTCTGGCCGGGAGTAATTTTGTACTGAGTTATTTTGTTTTTAAAGGCAAGGTTCAGAAGGTACTCAGGGACGAAGAATTTAAGTTTTATGCTATTCTAACAGCCATTTTTGTTCTTGCGGTAGGGATGGTGATCTATTTTAGAGCCGATGTTCCGGTTTCAGAGTACCATCCGATGGTCTTGGGTGATCTCGAAAGCTCTTTCAGGCATGGCCTGTTCCAGGTGGTTGCTGTGATTACTACAACGGGTTTTGTATCGGCCGACTTTACAGCGTGGACGCCCTTTATAACAGTGTTCTTTTTCGGACTGATGTTTGTTGGCGGATCTGCTGGTTCCACAGCAGGTGGAATTAAAATCATGAGGCACATTCTGATTATCAAAAATGGGCTACTCGAATTTAAAAGGACCTTGCATCCGAATGCAATTATTCCCGTTCGGTTTAATCAAAAGACAGTGACAGAACACGTGGTTTATAATGTCATTGGTTTCTTTGTTCTCTATATGTTGCTCTTTATCATAGGAGCTCTTGTATTGGGATTTTTAGGTCTCGACTTTGAAACTTCAGTAGGAGGTGCTGCTTCTTCTCTTGGAAATGTCGGTCCTGCATTTGGGAATCTGAGTCCGTTGAACAATTTCAACAGCCTCCCCTCCCTAGGGAAATGGTGGTGCGGATTTTTGATGCTCGCCGGAAGATTGGAACTCTTTACGGTTCTTATTCTGTTGACTCCCTACTTCTGGAAGCGAACCTGA
- a CDS encoding pyridoxal phosphate-dependent aminotransferase, whose product MSNSLSDRINKLSTSATLAMAAKARELRNEGKDIIGLSLGEPDFNIPDFIKEAAKKAIDENYSSYSPVDGYADLKSAISKKFKRDNNLTYGLNQIVVSTGAKQSLANVAMVMLNKGEEVILPAPYWVSYSDIVKLAEGTPVEVPTSIDTDFKMTPEQLEAAITPKTKMLWFSSPCNPSGSVYSEDELKGLADVLKKYPGIFVVSDEIYEHINFRGKHASIGCIDGMYDRTITVNGVSKAFAMTGWRIGYIGAADWIAKACTKFQGQITSGANAIGQRATIAALEAPVSKIQYMIDKFSERRDLILNLLGNIDGFKLNVPEGAFYVFPDISSYFGKELQGTKINNASDFAMYLLEHANVATVTGEAFGNPDCIRISYAASEEEIREAVDRIKKVL is encoded by the coding sequence ATGAGCAACTCACTATCCGATAGAATTAACAAATTATCTACTTCGGCCACACTTGCTATGGCTGCCAAGGCCAGGGAACTCAGAAATGAAGGCAAGGATATCATAGGTCTCAGTTTGGGAGAACCCGATTTTAATATTCCGGATTTTATTAAAGAAGCCGCAAAAAAGGCAATCGATGAAAATTACAGCAGTTATTCTCCTGTAGACGGGTACGCCGATCTTAAAAGCGCCATCTCAAAAAAATTTAAAAGAGATAATAATCTCACCTACGGCCTTAACCAAATAGTTGTCTCCACCGGAGCAAAGCAATCCCTTGCTAATGTAGCCATGGTGATGCTGAACAAAGGAGAAGAAGTGATCTTACCAGCTCCTTATTGGGTGAGTTACAGCGATATCGTTAAGCTTGCTGAAGGGACTCCGGTTGAAGTTCCCACTTCGATAGATACCGATTTTAAAATGACTCCGGAGCAGCTCGAAGCCGCGATCACCCCAAAGACCAAAATGCTTTGGTTTAGTTCCCCCTGCAACCCCAGTGGCTCTGTTTACAGTGAGGATGAACTAAAAGGACTTGCTGACGTATTAAAAAAATATCCTGGAATCTTTGTGGTTTCTGACGAAATCTATGAACATATCAATTTCAGGGGCAAACACGCCAGTATTGGCTGTATAGACGGGATGTACGACCGTACTATTACAGTGAACGGTGTCTCCAAGGCTTTCGCCATGACTGGCTGGCGGATTGGTTATATCGGTGCTGCCGACTGGATCGCGAAGGCCTGTACAAAATTTCAAGGTCAGATCACCAGCGGAGCAAATGCGATTGGACAACGCGCCACTATTGCCGCTCTTGAGGCCCCGGTGAGCAAGATTCAATACATGATCGATAAGTTCAGCGAAAGACGTGATCTTATTCTCAACTTGCTGGGTAATATTGATGGTTTTAAACTGAATGTCCCCGAAGGTGCATTTTACGTTTTCCCTGATATTTCGAGTTATTTTGGGAAAGAATTACAGGGAACGAAAATCAACAATGCATCTGATTTTGCCATGTATTTACTAGAGCATGCCAACGTTGCCACTGTTACCGGTGAAGCTTTCGGTAACCCCGATTGTATTCGCATTTCTTATGCTGCCTCAGAAGAGGAAATCAGAGAGGCCGTTGACAGAATCAAGAAAGTTCTTTAA
- a CDS encoding fatty acid desaturase family protein, protein MENSTIKFSRKDSAKFFRTLNKRVNTYFAENNLKKTGNWRLHLKTAVMFALFLAPYFLILTLNLPNWANLLLTITMGVGMAGVGMNVMHDGNHGSYSTKKWVNKLMGSSIYILAGNVYNWQVQHNVLHHTYTNIHNHDEDLEAGRVLRFSKHAKWHRFHKFQHFYSVLLYGLLTFNWAITTDFMQMYRYTKRKLSYGKFPNPFLNWSVLLATKAIYVTIWIVLPMIFLSIAWWKILLGFFIMHYVAGVILSVVFQLAHVVDEAETPLPEKDGSMKNTWAIHQLFTTVNFGTKNKIVNWFTGGLNHQVEHHIFPNISHIHYTKISKIVKETAREFNLPYNEYKTTRKAIISHFRHLKELGKNPQLQYQ, encoded by the coding sequence ATGGAGAATTCGACAATCAAATTTTCAAGAAAGGACTCAGCCAAATTTTTCAGAACCCTGAACAAGCGGGTTAACACTTATTTTGCTGAAAACAATTTAAAAAAGACTGGGAACTGGAGATTGCACCTCAAAACTGCAGTAATGTTTGCCCTCTTCCTCGCCCCTTATTTTTTAATTCTGACTTTAAATTTACCCAACTGGGCTAATTTATTATTGACCATTACCATGGGTGTTGGAATGGCCGGCGTAGGTATGAATGTGATGCACGATGGTAATCACGGTTCTTATTCCACTAAAAAATGGGTTAATAAACTCATGGGAAGCAGCATCTACATCCTGGCGGGGAATGTTTACAACTGGCAGGTTCAGCACAACGTTTTACACCACACTTATACCAATATCCACAATCATGACGAAGATCTGGAAGCGGGCAGGGTATTGCGTTTCTCTAAACACGCCAAATGGCATCGTTTTCATAAATTCCAGCATTTTTACTCGGTATTACTCTACGGACTGCTCACATTTAATTGGGCTATTACTACCGACTTTATGCAGATGTACCGCTATACAAAAAGGAAGCTCTCCTACGGAAAATTTCCTAACCCCTTCCTCAACTGGAGTGTTTTATTAGCTACCAAAGCCATCTATGTTACGATCTGGATTGTCCTTCCAATGATTTTTCTAAGCATTGCCTGGTGGAAGATCTTATTGGGCTTTTTTATTATGCACTATGTGGCAGGAGTGATTCTCAGCGTGGTATTTCAGCTCGCCCATGTGGTGGATGAAGCAGAGACACCATTGCCTGAAAAAGACGGGTCTATGAAAAATACCTGGGCTATCCATCAGTTATTTACAACCGTAAACTTCGGGACGAAAAATAAAATTGTCAACTGGTTTACCGGCGGACTAAACCATCAGGTTGAACATCACATCTTTCCCAACATCAGTCATATTCATTACACAAAAATCTCTAAAATTGTGAAAGAAACGGCCAGGGAATTTAATTTGCCGTACAATGAGTATAAAACTACCAGAAAAGCTATAATTTCGCACTTCAGACATTTAAAAGAGCTGGGGAAAAACCCTCAGTTGCAGTATCAATAA